aagtagcatggaggaactgagttgcctaatgagtaagatacaaaaacaagtgcacaatacggactcagactaaatatcacaaaaaccaaatggatgttagtaggCAAAACCCAACAaacaccacagcaactgatattagactatgaaagaattgaacacgtggattcgtacatctacttgggaacaacagttaactcaaattgggatcaagcgaaggaaatacgtataagagtaggaaaggcaagagcatcgttcactagcatgaagtaaattttcacctctaaaagcctcaccctacctctcaaaattcgacttctgaaatgttatgtattcccggttttgttatatggaatggaggcgtggacaatgaccgcaacattgatgaaaaaagtagaggccttcgaaatgtgggcttaccgacgtatattacgtatatcctggactgagcacgtgaccaacgaagaggtactaagccggataggtaaagagagagaggtaggaataagtataaagaaaagaaagttggaatacttgggtcgcGTTATGAGACCGcgttataataaatatagagtactacagctgatcgttcaagggaaaatagacagcagaaggagtccagggaggagaagacactcgtggctccaaaacttgcggcaatagttcggattgtcatctgctgaactattcagatctgccgtaaacaaagtcagaatagccatgttgattgccaacgttcggaacggacaaggcacatgaagaagaagaatatatgtgacagtacattttttgctttgaAGCATATTAAATCTAAAACATGTAATCGCATGGAAAACGATTCTCTGGAAGCGTGTATTAGACTCACTACGACTAGCATGGATATAgacgtgcaaaagttagtagAGGATAAACCCTTGCCTCAAATATcccattgattttttattttatgttaaattttaaacataacatGTAAAGTGTGCACCATAATaaaatacttataaataatatttcgtttttctaatacttttttaaaataaactttttttgaacGAGTCGAGTTGACTGGCCCTTCATAATAAAAAAGGAACGAAAATGTACATCACTAAGTTATCTATAAGCGCTATAAGATATTTAAAGCAAGAATGTGCAAAAAAACAAATCAGGATATTTTTCCAGTGTGTCGACCACACTATACGGactatcaaaataaaataaagcatATTTATACATATACGCAAACGAGTTAATTAATTTACAAACCTGCAGCAAACTCGATGGGATTTCCTAAAAAAGATAATCTGGTTCTCTTAATAATCCTTCCAGTTCTAACCTTGAACTGTTATTCACAGAGTATCATCCGAGTTCAAAGCCTTgcaatttatttatattagttCTATATAACATACATATTTATACAGTTGAAATAAACCTTATTTATTATTCGTATTTGTCTCTGGCATCTGcgatatataatttaatttgggattcacaagatattaattgaaaaaaatgaataaatatgTCTTAATCATTTtgcttttaaatacatttaaatacattaaaaaagtTTTAGATTAGGGGAAAAGCCAAAACTGCTAATTATACCTTTATACTATGCCGCTGCATGGTCAATCGCTATTCGAATTTACCATACAATACATTGACAGATTGAGAATTGGCTAACCAAATATACACTTCTCCAAAAAATTAACGCatcactttgaaatattaaaatatattagcgttaataaaaatttccattgtaatgttatattttgcaagctccttgtatatgctattcgtacactctatatttattgactgtgttttatccctatagtttttttttgcaacaaaacaaaaagaagcaaaaaatgtactaatttaataaatatactaatttccaagtgttcacgaattttgtTCGGCTATTGTTTAATTGTtcattattgttaattgtgtttattatggagcgtcaatcacgtaatttaacccgagatgaatgtgcccaggcagcgatactgtcggaagaaggttggagttaccgaagaattggtcgtcggtttaatgtgtcccacacatccgtctcacgagtgttagaaagattcctccaAACTGGgaatcatactcgcagaccagggcaagtaCGAAACCGGGTAAATACCCCTATTCAAGACCGATtgttaagaatttctgctcttcgacaacgttttgtaacacatagaagtctacaaattcagcttcgagacgtgcattcTATACAAATTAGtgctgaaactgttcgccagcgacttagggaatacaacttaacacctaggattaactgcagagcatcgaagggggagactacattttgccagagaacacgttaattggttagaggctgacttggaacgagtgctatttactgataaatcccgattttgtttgtacaataacgacagacgtattcgtgtgttgcgacgacctaACGAACGATAtactcagtgtaacttctcactcGCCCCATTTTTTGGGTGGATGATCCGTTATgatgtggggtggtatttctttgaccacacgtacggacctagtggtcatacaaaatggaactgttacagctgaaaggtacatattggagatcctggagcaacatgtagtatcattcgctccttatatcggtgaaaatttcttactaatgcaagataatgccagacctcacgctgcacagatcgtcagaaattatctaaaagaggtagaaattaacactatggaatggccagcacatggtccggatttaaatcctatggAAAATCTCTCGGATATCCTTGGTAGgtgattaagagcgacaccgatccaaccaaacaacttacaggaagtgggagagaggctgatccagatttggagagaactagaccacaatgaaatacggcaattaattttaagtatgggccaacgatgtgaggctattatacgtagtagaggtggaaacactcgttattaagacttttttcatattttagtttacttttcttatcattatttttttggaattttccgttttattttttttttctcctgtacttcaacattttctgatgattagacaaattgttataattactaataaaatgtagaataaatctggtgaagttttattttttattctttgcctgcttacaaataaaattgatgtattgaagtggtgcgttaatttcttggagaagtgtattatGACTGAAGAAATTTAGTATTTGAAGCTTGCATTTGAGGTTTTAAaacattcaaaactttttataaagaataactttttttgataaaactatAATTGGACACACGTTAGTGTGTCCAATTATAGTTTTCACTGGTGAATGTCGACACCCACCAATTTGGAACTTTCACAGTaacatatatattgtatttacaTTGGTACTATCTGACTTCTTTATGTTTACAGAACAACGAATTTGAGTGGTATACAAACAGCAGAAACAACAGCTATACTTCAAATGGAATTTTACATATAAAACCAACTTTTGTAGCCGACGAGCTAGGAGAACAATTTTTACAGTCAGCTACCGTAGATTTAGGGAACAAGTAAGCATTAATCGTATATATAAAAAGTATACTCATATACCCATGTTTTCAAAGTCAGATATGAAAGGTGaaccaagaaaattttagaatagAGATTTAGACATGATGCCTGTCGATATCGAGGACGTCCTCCGACAAAATGGTCGGACGACATTCGCATCtagcacaactggattcaaggTGCACAAGATCGgatgcaatggaattatttacgaaaggtctatgttcagcagtggactcaaaacggctaaTGATGGTGGTCCTATATAGCTATATATAGTTTAATATTAGTCATTGGCACGTGACGTGTTGGGGATGAAATATTTCCCACCCAGTCTATCCTACGTGGAGTAGAGGTTCGGTGGAGACACTCAGTCTCAGACCGATATGGGGTGTAGTGAGTATCACGTATATTCGCCCGTCTGTATGAATAGCCAATAGTAAATGAAGCGAATATTATCGAAATACGACAGAAAGACAATTTATTTGAGTAACGTGTTCGTTATAGGATGAAGGCTATTTGAACGGTTAAAATGATAGTTAATTGCTGTTCAAGTTAATTATTCTTTTAAACTCTTCCTTTTATCCAACTTTATTTAATTACATatgaatttattttctttatttgttattttaggTGTACTAATCCACACAATTTTGGTTGTAAAAGAACAGGCTCACCAGCTGAAATACTAAATCCAGTAAAAAGTGCTCGTCTTAGAACATTAGATACCTTTTCATTTATATATGGCAAAGTTGAAGTTAGGGCTAAAGTTCCAACAGGAGATTGGTTATGGCCAggtaggtattatttttatacgaTATTTTCAGCTTAGATGATCCTTactttaacatcaaaaaaatggACTCATAATTTGATTGTTTCTGtttaatatgaagaaaaaaagtGCCTTGCCATTTACAATGATTAAGATTTTCTTCCGATATTTTCCTTTAAATCGACAGATTCATTTAAATCGAAATGTTAAACGCAAAATAACAGCTAAATTGctcaaaatcttaaaaaaatgcGGCAGTTTCTGTGTTATGGTTTTATTCAAGTTGtgttaattattttagttaagATTTGTCTTTAAGATTGCTGCCTTAatgttttggaaaaaaaattagtAGAATTTGTTTGCTTGTGCTATGTCATTCTTCCATGTTCTTTGTTTTTGTATGTTTCTATCTTCTTTCTACCTAAGTCCTTTAATGTTGCGTTTAAATGAAGTTTTTATACTGGACAACTCCAGATCTGTATCGTCTATTAGTCTAGAGGCCAGCTAGATCATCGTTGGCTAGAATGAGTCTTAAAATGAGCTACTTCAAAAAGAgtcttataaacaattaaattgtttataacaattgTTTGACCACTCGGATCGAAATTTATCCTTATCATATCAGAATTAAAAATGCCACGTTGACCTATTTTGGCCCCTAGACTATATTGCACGTTGTGAATATTGCATATTTTCGTATTTTAATATGTGAATATTTTTGTGTTTTAGCAATTTGGTTGCTACCTAATAAATGGATAGAAAACGGAGATTGGATTTCATCTGGAGAAATAGATATTATGGAAACAAGAGGAAACAAAGAACTGATAAAACCTAACGGACAAAATATTGGTACACCCCTATTAAGTACTACTTTACATTGGGGCGCAAATGCACAAACCAATCGCTATGCTCAAACTCACTACGAAACAACCTTACCTGAAGGTTTTGATCACGCTTATCATAAATACCAAGTGGAGTGGACCCccgattttataaaattttctttagaTGATATAGAAATTGGAAAAGTTGTACCACCTTCTGGAGGATTCTGGGAGCTCGGAAATTTACAGCAGACTGGATTACCTAATCTATGGAAAGGATCAAGCAAAATGGCGCCTTTCGATGCTGAATTTCACATAATTCTTAATTTGGCTGTTGGGGGATACTTCTTTCCTGATGAAGCTGATAATAGATCAGGTAAAAAGCCGTGGTCTCATACTTCTCCCTACCGTATTGGTATGACAGATTTTTGGAGGAACAGGCAGCAGTGGATACCAACGTGGAATTTGGGCACAGACGATTCTCATCTTAAAGTAGATTACGTCAGAGTATGGGCAATATAGATataaggatatatttattatgaaataataaataaaacttttatttaaaaatttcggtTTATCTTTTCTTCCTTATATAAAAACAGTAAAATGACTTGATAAAACATTCACTTCAAAAATATTGTTCCATTATTGATGCGAAGCTTTTATCATACCgatattaacccattaacgcttaagttttgtttgttttttgaaaatcTTTACTTTTATGATTAATTAGATGAAAATGTtagtaatttaataaaaaaaatctccAAAGCTACAATACTTCGGacactttatgcgaaattaatccAGATATGCCCTCCTACAAGCCATCCTGGAGGAAACAATTTTTGGAAGGCGAGGTCTAGGAAGAAGAACAACATCCTAGCTA
The genomic region above belongs to Diabrotica undecimpunctata isolate CICGRU chromosome 8, icDiaUnde3, whole genome shotgun sequence and contains:
- the LOC140448031 gene encoding beta-1,3-glucan-binding protein-like — encoded protein: MTPTYNKMKLLLVFVLVAFCKVNSHRHCRRSVTTASGPFAPKNICSGDLIFEDNFDDLNLDKWKHEDTLAGGGNNEFEWYTNSRNNSYTSNGILHIKPTFVADELGEQFLQSATVDLGNKCTNPHNFGCKRTGSPAEILNPVKSARLRTLDTFSFIYGKVEVRAKVPTGDWLWPAIWLLPNKWIENGDWISSGEIDIMETRGNKELIKPNGQNIGTPLLSTTLHWGANAQTNRYAQTHYETTLPEGFDHAYHKYQVEWTPDFIKFSLDDIEIGKVVPPSGGFWELGNLQQTGLPNLWKGSSKMAPFDAEFHIILNLAVGGYFFPDEADNRSGKKPWSHTSPYRIGMTDFWRNRQQWIPTWNLGTDDSHLKVDYVRVWAI